A genomic window from Centroberyx gerrardi isolate f3 chromosome 14, fCenGer3.hap1.cur.20231027, whole genome shotgun sequence includes:
- the LOC144542287 gene encoding uncharacterized protein LOC144542287 has product MDFLLKSTETQDFLNRLRVLQMTYPDFHRKCQAYIELLNTLRKPVAKALSKATCQKKYHRFIHGQATLHDCQRVLREAKKDMLGIYGKLLQHQRVEEEEKTLFRYNCEAILMLKHFQRPGAVEGLTVSEWLDQKRVDGRVCVGVSQHKTATMQIATFALTEEEAAMLDEYYNGIRQGCMQDGVDDEGRFFLSKSGGPISSATNDLRRLHEHYKIPNITSQEVRKVAETANEKYLIYVRTPLAEMEHF; this is encoded by the exons atggactttctcctgaagagcacggagaCCCAGGACTTCCTGAACAGGCTGAGGGTactgcagatga cgtacccggacttccacaggaagtgtcaggcgtacatcgagctgctcaacaccttgaggaagccagtggcaaaggccctcagcaaagccacatgccaaaaaaa gtaccaccgcttcattcatggccaggcgactctccatgactgccagagagtcctccgcgaggccaagaaggacatgctgggcatctacggcaagctcctgcagcaccagcgtgtggaagaagaggagaagacgctgttccgctacaactgcgaagccatcctgatgctgaaacacttccagagacccggagcagtggagggattgaca gtgtcagagtggctcgaccagaagcgcgtcgatggacgagtctgtgtgggggtcagccaacacaaaacggccacaatgcagatagcgacatttgccctcaccgaggaggaggctgct atgctggatgaATACTACaatggcatccgccaaggatgtatgcaggacggtgtggatgatgagggcagatttttcctgtccaaatccggcggaccaatttccagcgccaccaacgacctcagacgtctgcatgaaca ctacaaaatcccaaacatcaccagccaagaagtcagaaaagttgcagagacagca